The Anoxybacillus flavithermus genome has a segment encoding these proteins:
- a CDS encoding lactate utilization protein A: MNVTLFVTCLVDLFHVNVGKATVELLERLGCTIHFPEAQTCCGQPAYNSGYVKEAKEAMKHMIRTFEHAEYIVTPSGSCATMFKEYPHIFKGDGEWEARAKRVADKTYELTQFIVDVLQVEDVGARLEGKATYHTSCHMTRLLGVKDAPLTLLQHVKGLEVVPLPNAHNCCGFGGTFSVKMGPISEQMVDEKIQCIEQVEADYLIGADCGCLMNIGGRIERKGKPIRVMHIAEVLNHR, from the coding sequence ATGAACGTCACATTATTTGTTACATGTTTAGTTGATTTATTTCACGTGAACGTCGGAAAGGCGACCGTTGAACTATTAGAACGGCTCGGCTGTACGATACATTTTCCAGAGGCGCAAACGTGCTGCGGGCAGCCAGCGTACAATAGCGGCTATGTAAAAGAAGCGAAAGAAGCGATGAAACATATGATTCGCACGTTCGAACATGCTGAATATATCGTGACGCCATCCGGTTCGTGTGCCACGATGTTTAAAGAATATCCGCACATTTTTAAAGGTGACGGCGAATGGGAAGCGCGTGCGAAACGCGTTGCTGATAAAACGTATGAACTGACGCAATTTATCGTTGATGTATTACAAGTCGAAGATGTCGGTGCGCGGTTAGAAGGAAAAGCGACGTACCATACGTCCTGTCATATGACGCGCTTACTTGGCGTCAAAGATGCGCCGCTTACGCTTTTACAACACGTAAAAGGGCTTGAAGTTGTCCCTTTGCCGAACGCGCACAATTGCTGTGGATTTGGCGGTACGTTTTCAGTAAAAATGGGACCGATTTCGGAACAGATGGTGGATGAAAAAATTCAATGTATTGAACAAGTCGAAGCCGACTATTTAATCGGTGCAGACTGTGGCTGTTTAATGAATATCGGTGGGCGCATCGAACGAAAAGGCAAACCGATTCGCGTCATGCACATTGCCGAAGTGCTCAATCATAGATAG
- a CDS encoding GntR family transcriptional regulator — translation MDRVYKQIKPKKIYEEVAEAILHMIQTGQLKPGDKLDSVQQLAENFQVGRAAIREALTALRAMGLIEMKQGEGTYVREFDPAMLSFPISAAVLMNKEDVAHLLEVRKLLEVGAAGVAARKRTEEDLGAMQSALTQMREAIGDEELGEKADFLFHMAIAAATKNPLLVSLMNNVSGMMMETMRETRRIWLFAKQATTEQLLEDHIAIFEAIRDQNAELAQERMKEHLGHVEKVLANYISL, via the coding sequence GTGGACAGAGTGTACAAACAAATTAAACCGAAAAAAATATATGAAGAAGTAGCGGAAGCGATTTTACATATGATTCAAACCGGACAGTTGAAGCCGGGCGACAAACTCGATTCCGTTCAACAACTAGCTGAAAATTTCCAAGTTGGGCGCGCAGCCATTCGTGAAGCGTTAACTGCGCTTCGGGCGATGGGGCTCATTGAAATGAAACAAGGGGAAGGCACATACGTGCGCGAGTTTGACCCAGCGATGCTGTCGTTTCCGATTTCTGCAGCGGTGCTCATGAATAAAGAAGATGTCGCTCATTTATTAGAAGTGAGAAAACTGCTTGAAGTCGGCGCAGCGGGTGTGGCGGCAAGAAAGCGAACGGAAGAAGATTTGGGTGCGATGCAAAGCGCCCTTACGCAAATGCGCGAAGCGATCGGCGATGAAGAGCTTGGCGAAAAAGCCGACTTTTTATTTCATATGGCAATTGCGGCGGCAACGAAAAATCCGTTGTTAGTTAGCTTAATGAACAACGTATCGGGCATGATGATGGAGACGATGCGAGAAACGCGCCGCATTTGGCTGTTTGCCAAACAAGCGACGACAGAACAACTACTTGAAGACCATATCGCCATTTTTGAAGCGATTCGCGACCAAAACGCTGAACTTGCCCAAGAGCGAATGAAAGAACATTTAGGACATGTTGAAAAAGTGCTTGCTAACTACATATCTTTATAG